The following proteins come from a genomic window of Triticum aestivum cultivar Chinese Spring chromosome 6A, IWGSC CS RefSeq v2.1, whole genome shotgun sequence:
- the LOC123130542 gene encoding uncharacterized protein, protein MAIKLIPVAFFLLILAFAESSDRGEPPSSQKDGFGESAYAVHWDPPSKEGGSGASPYKVNWSPEDAPSKEKGFGASAYAVHWDPDHPPSEEKGSGTSFDKATWSPEDAPSKEKGFDSSAYKVTWIPDDAPSEEKGFGASAYAVHWDPDHPPVEKTARDSNSHVSYEHI, encoded by the exons ATGGCGATCAAGCTTATACCAGTAGCATTTTTCTTGCTCATCCTAGCCTTTGCTGAGTCCAGCGACAGGGGCGAACCTCCATCTTCTC AAAAAGATGGCTTTGGTGAAAGTGCGTACGCGGTACATTGGGATCCCCCTTCAA AAGAAGGAGGTTCTGGGGCAAGTCCTTATAAGGTGAATTGGAGCCCAGAAGATGCACCTTCCA AAGAAAAAGGTTTTGGGGCAAGTGCTTATGCGGTACACTGGGATCCAGATCATCCACCATCTG AAGAAAAAGGTTCTGGGACAAGTTTTGATAAGGCGACTTGGAGCCCAGAAGATGCACCTTCAA AAGAAAAAGGATTTGATTCAAGTGCTTATAAGGTAACTTGGATCCCAGATGATGCACCTTCTG AAGAGAAAGGATTTGGTGCAAGTGCTTATGCAGTACATTGGGATCCAGATCATCCACCTGTTG AAAAAACCGCGCGTGACAGCAATAGCCATGTGTCATATGAACACATCTGA